A single SAR324 cluster bacterium DNA region contains:
- a CDS encoding Crp/Fnr family transcriptional regulator — MQTKPSSAIPPKLLYNFQTLKNFPPHVLDEMNDLIELKMVERREIIFNQGDLPDYLFGIIQGRVKIVHNTVSGKNILFAIHETGQIIAEAPAIGGFAYPATAIAMTSSVIFRMEHQKFTDILMKYPELSLELLKCLGKRVVYFADKMSQMAVLTVHQRIAQVLLEFVQQYGVAEGSCVHLELSLTRQELADIVGTSIETTIRALSLFKKQKIVNFDHQHIIIEDCKLLEQILVSGGGTCPLKSREPCLEAV; from the coding sequence ATGCAAACAAAACCCAGTTCGGCGATTCCGCCCAAACTACTCTATAATTTTCAGACTCTCAAAAACTTTCCTCCCCATGTTCTGGATGAGATGAATGATCTGATTGAGCTGAAAATGGTGGAACGCCGGGAAATCATTTTCAACCAGGGCGATCTACCAGATTACTTATTTGGAATTATTCAGGGACGAGTAAAAATTGTTCATAATACAGTCTCAGGGAAAAATATTCTGTTTGCGATTCATGAAACTGGTCAAATCATTGCCGAAGCCCCTGCTATCGGCGGTTTTGCGTATCCTGCCACCGCAATCGCCATGACCTCTTCTGTGATCTTCCGGATGGAGCATCAAAAATTTACAGACATCTTGATGAAATATCCTGAACTGAGTCTGGAATTGCTCAAATGTCTGGGAAAACGTGTGGTTTATTTTGCAGACAAAATGAGCCAGATGGCAGTGTTGACAGTCCACCAGCGAATTGCCCAGGTTTTGCTCGAATTTGTGCAACAGTATGGTGTTGCTGAGGGCTCCTGTGTGCATCTTGAATTGTCGCTAACGCGTCAGGAGCTGGCTGATATTGTTGGAACCAGCATCGAAACCACCATCAGAGCATTGAGTCTGTTTAAAAAACAGAAAATTGTTAATTTTGATCACCAGCATATCATCATTGAAGATTGCAAACTTCTCGAACAGATTCTGGTTTCCGGAGGTGGCACCTGCCCTCTCAAATCGCGTGAACCCTGCCTTGAAGCGGTTTGA